A window of the Proteus terrae subsp. cibarius genome harbors these coding sequences:
- a CDS encoding beta-ketoacyl-ACP synthase III: protein MYTKILGTGSYLPVQVRTNADLEKMVETSDEWIVTRTGIHERRIAAEEETVAVMGAGAGEKALEMSGIDKQDIGLIIVATTSGSHAFPSAACQIQNALGINDCIAFDVAAACSGFVYALSIADQFIKAGSVKKALVIGADRLSHALDPEDRGTIILFGDAAGAVVVGASEEEGIISTHLHSDGRFGELLALPYQSRESDDLPAYVTMAGNEVFKVAVRELAHIVDETLEANKIDKSELDWLVPHQANLRIISATAKKLDMTMDKVVVTLDRHGNTSAASVPTALDEAVRDNRIQRGQLILLEAFGGGFTWGSALIRF, encoded by the coding sequence ATGTATACAAAAATCTTAGGTACTGGTAGTTACTTGCCTGTACAAGTGCGAACTAATGCCGATTTAGAAAAAATGGTTGAAACATCTGACGAGTGGATTGTTACCAGAACGGGTATTCATGAACGTCGAATTGCAGCAGAAGAAGAAACGGTTGCTGTAATGGGGGCGGGTGCTGGCGAAAAAGCATTAGAGATGTCAGGTATTGATAAGCAAGACATTGGATTGATTATTGTTGCAACTACATCGGGCTCACACGCATTTCCAAGCGCGGCTTGCCAAATTCAAAATGCATTAGGGATTAATGACTGTATTGCTTTTGATGTTGCGGCTGCATGTTCAGGTTTTGTTTATGCATTAAGTATTGCGGATCAATTTATTAAAGCAGGCTCTGTTAAAAAAGCATTGGTTATCGGTGCTGACAGATTATCTCACGCTTTAGATCCAGAAGATCGTGGCACGATTATCCTATTTGGTGATGCAGCCGGTGCTGTGGTTGTTGGGGCATCAGAAGAAGAAGGCATTATCTCTACCCATTTACATTCTGATGGACGTTTTGGTGAACTATTAGCATTACCTTATCAGAGTAGAGAAAGTGACGATTTACCTGCTTACGTTACTATGGCAGGAAACGAAGTATTTAAAGTCGCAGTTCGTGAACTTGCCCACATTGTGGATGAGACACTTGAAGCTAACAAAATTGATAAATCTGAACTGGACTGGCTTGTGCCTCATCAGGCAAATTTAAGAATTATTTCAGCGACAGCGAAAAAGCTGGATATGACAATGGATAAAGTAGTGGTGACATTAGATCGCCATGGCAATACGTCAGCAGCATCAGTCCCAACAGCATTAGATGAAGCTGTAAGAGATAATCGCATTCAACGTGGTCAGTTAATTTTACTGGAAGCATTTGGTGGCGGTTTTACTTGGGGTTCTGCACTTATCCGTTTTTAA
- the fabD gene encoding ACP S-malonyltransferase, with amino-acid sequence MTDFAMVFPGQGSQSVGMLAELAEQYPIVIETFAQASDVLGYSLWDLVQNGPEEELNKTWKTQPALLAASVAIWRVWQEKQGKMPQMMAGHSLGEYSALVCAGVIDFVAAIKLVELRGQLMQEAVPAGTGAMYAIIGLDNDAIAKACEEAAQGQVVSPVNFNSPGQVVIAGNKEAVERAGVLCKEAGAKRALPLAVSVPSHCALMKPAADKLAVALQEIEFKQPEIQVVNNVDVIAQTDANAIREALVRQLYNPVRWTETVELIAEKGITQLLEIGPGKVLTGLTKRISKEMNAAAVNDIASLDVALGND; translated from the coding sequence ATGACTGATTTTGCAATGGTTTTTCCCGGTCAGGGATCACAATCTGTTGGAATGCTTGCAGAACTTGCAGAGCAATATCCAATCGTGATTGAAACATTTGCTCAAGCATCTGATGTATTGGGTTATTCTCTTTGGGACTTAGTTCAAAATGGCCCAGAAGAAGAGCTAAACAAAACCTGGAAAACACAGCCAGCATTATTAGCAGCTTCTGTTGCTATTTGGCGTGTATGGCAAGAAAAACAAGGTAAAATGCCACAAATGATGGCAGGTCACAGTCTTGGCGAGTATTCTGCTTTAGTGTGTGCGGGTGTTATTGATTTCGTAGCTGCAATTAAACTAGTAGAATTACGCGGTCAACTGATGCAAGAAGCCGTGCCTGCGGGTACTGGTGCAATGTATGCGATTATCGGTTTAGATAATGACGCTATTGCAAAAGCCTGTGAAGAAGCAGCGCAAGGACAAGTTGTCTCGCCTGTAAACTTTAACTCACCGGGCCAAGTTGTTATTGCGGGCAACAAAGAAGCCGTAGAACGTGCTGGTGTGTTATGTAAAGAAGCGGGTGCTAAACGTGCTTTACCATTAGCGGTAAGCGTGCCTTCTCATTGTGCTTTAATGAAACCGGCTGCTGATAAGCTTGCGGTTGCATTACAAGAAATTGAATTTAAACAACCTGAAATTCAGGTCGTTAATAACGTTGATGTGATAGCGCAAACTGATGCAAATGCAATCCGTGAAGCGTTAGTTCGCCAGCTTTATAATCCGGTTCGCTGGACTGAAACGGTTGAACTTATTGCCGAAAAAGGTATCACACAACTATTAGAAATCGGGCCAGGAAAAGTATTAACTGGCTTAACAAAACGTATTTCTAAAGAGATGAACGCTGCAGCAGTTAATGATATTGCGTCATTAGATGTTGCATTAGGAAATGACTGA
- the acpP gene encoding acyl carrier protein encodes MSTIDERVKKIIVEQLGVKEEEVVNSASFVDDLGADSLDTVELVMALEEEFDIEIPDEEAEKITTVQAAIDYVENAGK; translated from the coding sequence ATGAGCACTATCGACGAACGCGTTAAGAAAATCATTGTTGAACAACTGGGTGTTAAAGAGGAAGAAGTTGTAAATTCAGCTTCATTTGTTGATGACTTAGGCGCTGATTCTCTTGACACAGTTGAGCTGGTAATGGCTCTGGAAGAAGAATTCGATATCGAAATCCCAGACGAAGAAGCAGAAAAAATTACTACAGTTCAAGCTGCTATTGATTACGTTGAAAACGCAGGTAAATAA
- the fabG gene encoding 3-oxoacyl-ACP reductase FabG has product MGFDGKIALVTGASRGIGRAIAEDLVARGATVIGTATSENGAQAISEYLNGKGKGFVLNVTENDSIEKFLADVRAEFGEIDILVNNAGITRDNLLMRMKDDEWQDIIDTNLSSVFRLSKAVMRAMMKKRHGRIITIGSVVGTMGNAGQANYAAAKAGVIGFSKSLAREVASRGITVNVVAPGFIETDMTRALTDDQRAGILSQVPANRLGDAKEIASAVAFLASDEASYITGETLHVNGGMYMI; this is encoded by the coding sequence ATGGGATTTGACGGAAAAATAGCGCTAGTTACTGGTGCAAGCCGTGGTATTGGCCGTGCGATTGCAGAAGATTTAGTTGCACGCGGTGCGACAGTAATTGGTACGGCAACGAGTGAAAACGGTGCGCAAGCTATCAGCGAATATTTAAACGGTAAAGGTAAGGGTTTTGTGTTAAATGTCACAGAAAACGACTCTATCGAAAAATTTTTAGCAGATGTGCGTGCTGAATTTGGCGAAATTGATATTTTGGTCAATAATGCAGGTATTACTCGTGATAACCTGTTGATGCGCATGAAAGATGATGAGTGGCAAGATATCATTGACACTAATCTTTCATCAGTCTTCCGTCTGTCTAAAGCAGTTATGCGTGCTATGATGAAAAAACGTCATGGTCGTATAATTACCATTGGTTCTGTTGTTGGAACCATGGGTAACGCAGGACAGGCAAACTACGCGGCGGCAAAAGCGGGTGTAATTGGTTTTAGTAAATCATTAGCACGCGAAGTTGCTTCCCGTGGCATTACGGTGAATGTTGTTGCTCCGGGCTTTATCGAAACTGATATGACTAGAGCATTAACAGATGACCAAAGAGCAGGTATTTTATCTCAAGTCCCTGCTAACCGTTTAGGTGATGCCAAAGAGATTGCCAGTGCTGTAGCTTTCTTAGCGTCTGATGAAGCAAGCTATATCACGGGTGAAACATTGCATGTCAATGGTGGCATGTACATGATCTAA